The Octadecabacter arcticus 238 genome contains a region encoding:
- a CDS encoding sigma-54-dependent transcriptional regulator encodes MAQAMKIAIVDDEQDMRQSISQWLALSGYDTETFASAEDALKGVGQDYPGIVVSDIKMPGMDGMQFLKKLKGVDSSLPVIMITGHGDVPMAVEAMRIGAFDFLEKPFNPDRMTELAKKATVARRLTLDNRALRRELSDGGALMKKLIGASPVMERLREDILDLGQADGHVLIEGETGTGKTLVAHALHAVGARANKKFVLIACAAYEDDDLSKRLFGPAGQDDPIPAIEEARGGTIVLEDVEALSETNQARLLTAINEQGTPSETRIVAICNLQDEGKTCESVLRNDLFYRLAALRITVPPLRTRGEDILTLFTRLGEVFADEYGCDAPEVSAQEAAQLLQAPWPGNVRQLYNVAERAVLQNRRGTGSIASLLMTEDDESQPAITTEGKPLKEFVEAFERMLIDNTMRRHKGSIVNVMDELCLPRRTLNEKMAKYGLQRSDYLG; translated from the coding sequence ATGGCACAAGCCATGAAGATCGCGATTGTGGACGACGAGCAGGACATGCGGCAATCAATCAGTCAATGGCTGGCGTTGTCGGGCTATGACACTGAAACTTTTGCCAGCGCCGAAGACGCGCTGAAAGGTGTCGGGCAGGATTATCCTGGCATTGTGGTCAGTGACATCAAGATGCCGGGCATGGACGGGATGCAGTTTCTCAAGAAACTGAAAGGCGTTGATAGTTCGCTGCCCGTCATCATGATCACCGGCCACGGCGATGTGCCAATGGCGGTTGAAGCAATGCGCATTGGTGCGTTTGATTTCCTCGAAAAGCCCTTCAATCCTGATCGCATGACTGAATTGGCCAAGAAAGCAACTGTTGCACGGCGACTGACGTTGGACAATCGCGCGCTGCGCCGTGAACTAAGCGATGGTGGGGCGCTGATGAAAAAGCTCATCGGTGCGTCCCCTGTGATGGAGCGGCTGAGGGAAGATATCCTCGATCTCGGGCAGGCGGACGGTCATGTGTTGATTGAGGGTGAAACCGGAACTGGCAAGACGTTGGTTGCCCACGCGCTGCATGCGGTCGGCGCGCGCGCCAACAAAAAATTCGTGCTGATTGCCTGTGCTGCCTACGAGGACGATGACTTGTCCAAGCGTTTGTTTGGGCCTGCCGGACAAGACGACCCGATCCCTGCGATCGAAGAAGCCCGTGGTGGCACGATCGTTCTTGAAGACGTCGAAGCCTTGTCAGAAACAAATCAGGCCCGTCTGCTAACGGCAATCAACGAACAGGGCACACCGTCCGAAACCCGCATCGTTGCAATTTGCAATTTACAGGACGAGGGCAAGACATGTGAAAGCGTATTGCGCAATGATCTGTTTTACCGCCTTGCGGCGTTGCGGATCACGGTGCCGCCATTGCGCACGCGCGGCGAAGACATTTTGACGTTGTTCACCCGTTTGGGCGAAGTGTTCGCAGATGAATACGGCTGCGACGCGCCGGAAGTATCAGCGCAGGAAGCCGCGCAACTGCTGCAGGCGCCTTGGCCTGGCAACGTGCGCCAGCTGTATAATGTGGCCGAACGCGCGGTGCTGCAAAATCGCCGCGGAACGGGGTCCATTGCGTCCCTGTTGATGACCGAGGATGACGAAAGCCAGCCCGCCATCACCACCGAAGGCAAGCCACTGAAGGAATTCGTCGAGGCGTTCGAGCGGATGTTGATCGACAACACCATGCGCCGCCACAAGGGGTCTATTGTGAATGTCATGGACGAGTTGTGCCTGCCACGCCGGACCTTGAACGAAAAGATGGCTAAGTATGGGCTGCAACGGTCTGACTACCTCGGCTGA
- a CDS encoding endonuclease/exonuclease/phosphatase family protein, translating into MAPRLDIQTRQDGFVHSVFRTGGWGMDPVPRGFQVVRIAQNGRARPIRVAHFHGLRNVGGKGDTPASADQAKRALTLLSQIASPQDDIVFAGDFNVLSDSETLAIFADCGLRDLVGQQDTRTALCPKAIRHANYMLVTASVDVRSFEVPANPVVSDHRPLILSIS; encoded by the coding sequence GTGGCACCGCGTCTGGACATCCAAACGCGCCAAGACGGGTTTGTGCATAGTGTGTTTCGCACTGGCGGGTGGGGCATGGACCCTGTGCCGCGTGGCTTTCAGGTCGTTCGCATTGCCCAAAACGGGCGCGCGCGGCCCATCAGGGTTGCGCATTTTCACGGGCTGCGCAACGTTGGTGGCAAAGGCGATACGCCTGCGAGCGCAGATCAAGCCAAGCGCGCCCTGACGTTGTTGTCACAAATTGCATCCCCGCAAGACGACATCGTCTTTGCAGGCGATTTCAATGTTTTGTCCGACAGTGAGACATTGGCGATCTTTGCGGATTGTGGTCTGCGCGATCTGGTGGGGCAGCAAGACACGCGCACGGCGCTGTGTCCCAAAGCCATCCGGCACGCCAATTACATGCTGGTCACAGCGTCCGTGGACGTGAGATCCTTTGAGGTTCCCGCCAATCCTGTGGTGTCGGACCATCGCCCATTGATTTTGAGCATTTCCTGA
- a CDS encoding Rne/Rng family ribonuclease, which produces MAKKMLIDATHAEETRVVVVDGNKVEEFDFETQSRRQLAGNIYLAKVTRVEPSLQAAFIDYGGNRHGFLAFNEIHPDYYQIPVADRLALIAEEKAYAESQKAEAEAEKPKRSRTRTRRKPKAAEVDGQDAVATADPVETSEEETSGDIAGMETIDLSDDETGEGSSPMETVADTPVDTPEQGSGDGDDVADNETDGDDSDGGTEATDKDETIESVADEDDHEDVRPVRKPRPKRYKIQEVIKVRQILLIQVVKEERGNKGAALTTYLSLAGRYCVLMPNTARGGGISRKITVAADRKKLKAIANEMAVPEGAGLIIRTAGSQRTKTEIKRDYEYLQRLWEQIRELTLRSSAPAQIYEEGNLIKRSIRDLYSKEIDEVIVEGEGGYRTAKDFMKMIMPSHAKNVINYKEQMPLFARHQIESYLSGMFNPTVQLPSGGYIVIDTTEALVAVDVNSGRATKEGSIEQTATKTNLEAAAEVARQLRLRDLAGLIVIDFIDMDERKNNASVEKLMKDKLKTDRARIQVGRISGFGLMEMSRQRLRPGMLESTTQPCSHCHGTGLLRSDANVALGILRQLEEEGVHGRSKEVLIKAPIVISNFLTNQKREHIAQIEARYGLSVRIECDPHLVSPDFVLEKFKTASRVVAEVELVSVISSETAVMAEVDDAPMEEAEIEVTASVEAKTEGHSVAPESQDGDAPTKKRRRRRRRRRGSGGGENAEANGEHAAHNDGDAAVVVKSDTLADVTPSDQGETPVVDAVVDAVAVEDAPKPKRTRTRRKKADAPVESAEVTEIVEAALVEAASAEAAAEDAPKPKRTRSRRKKADDVPSDDAPAAPVAEAAPVGAPAAKPKRAPRSRKKPAAAVDDTAVAETPAEPIAAFPAETPEPVVADKPKRVRKTTSKPKVEPEVAPAAEPVPAPAEAVVEDAPVADDAPKKRGWWSLGR; this is translated from the coding sequence ATGGCTAAGAAAATGCTTATCGACGCCACCCACGCGGAAGAAACCCGCGTTGTGGTGGTTGACGGAAACAAGGTTGAGGAATTCGACTTTGAAACCCAATCCCGCCGCCAGCTTGCTGGCAACATCTACCTCGCAAAAGTAACAAGGGTCGAACCGTCGCTTCAGGCGGCGTTCATTGACTATGGCGGCAATCGCCATGGTTTCTTGGCGTTCAACGAAATCCACCCCGATTACTACCAGATTCCGGTGGCCGACCGCCTTGCGCTGATTGCCGAAGAAAAGGCTTACGCTGAAAGCCAAAAGGCTGAGGCTGAGGCCGAGAAGCCAAAGCGCAGCCGCACACGTACCCGTCGCAAGCCCAAAGCGGCTGAAGTCGATGGGCAGGACGCGGTCGCAACTGCTGATCCGGTTGAGACATCCGAGGAAGAAACCTCCGGCGATATTGCTGGTATGGAAACGATTGATCTGAGCGATGACGAAACTGGCGAGGGATCGTCGCCGATGGAAACTGTCGCTGACACGCCGGTCGACACCCCTGAACAGGGTTCGGGCGACGGCGATGATGTGGCTGACAATGAGACGGATGGGGACGACTCTGACGGCGGTACGGAAGCCACTGACAAGGACGAAACCATCGAAAGTGTTGCGGATGAAGATGACCATGAAGATGTGCGTCCTGTTCGCAAGCCACGCCCGAAGCGCTATAAGATACAGGAAGTTATTAAAGTTCGACAAATTCTGTTGATCCAAGTGGTCAAAGAGGAACGCGGCAACAAAGGTGCGGCCCTGACGACCTACCTGTCATTGGCGGGTCGCTACTGCGTGCTAATGCCGAACACCGCACGTGGCGGCGGCATTTCACGCAAGATCACCGTTGCGGCAGACCGCAAAAAGCTGAAAGCGATTGCAAATGAAATGGCCGTGCCCGAAGGCGCTGGCCTGATCATCCGCACCGCTGGCAGCCAGCGCACCAAAACCGAGATCAAGCGCGATTATGAATACCTGCAACGCCTATGGGAACAGATTCGCGAACTGACGCTGCGGTCTTCCGCACCAGCGCAGATCTACGAAGAAGGCAACCTGATCAAGCGTTCGATCCGCGATCTGTATTCGAAAGAGATCGACGAAGTGATTGTCGAGGGCGAGGGCGGTTACCGCACGGCCAAGGATTTCATGAAAATGATCATGCCATCCCACGCTAAGAACGTGATAAACTACAAAGAACAGATGCCGCTTTTTGCGCGTCACCAGATCGAAAGCTACCTGTCGGGCATGTTTAACCCAACTGTGCAACTGCCATCGGGCGGCTACATCGTGATCGACACGACCGAAGCGCTTGTTGCGGTTGACGTGAACTCCGGTCGCGCCACCAAAGAAGGTTCGATTGAACAAACGGCAACAAAGACCAACCTTGAGGCCGCGGCAGAAGTCGCGCGTCAACTGCGCCTGCGTGACCTTGCCGGTCTTATCGTCATCGACTTTATCGATATGGATGAGCGTAAGAACAACGCTTCCGTAGAAAAGCTGATGAAAGACAAGCTCAAGACCGACCGGGCCCGCATCCAAGTGGGCCGGATTTCCGGCTTCGGCCTGATGGAAATGTCGCGTCAGCGTTTGCGTCCGGGCATGTTGGAATCAACGACCCAGCCATGTTCGCATTGTCACGGCACAGGCTTGCTGCGCTCTGACGCTAACGTCGCATTGGGTATTCTGCGCCAGCTGGAAGAAGAAGGTGTGCATGGTCGTTCAAAAGAAGTCTTGATCAAGGCGCCGATCGTCATTTCCAACTTCTTGACGAACCAGAAACGTGAACACATCGCTCAGATTGAAGCCCGCTATGGCCTGTCCGTGCGCATCGAGTGTGATCCGCATCTTGTATCGCCTGATTTCGTGCTTGAGAAATTCAAGACCGCCAGCCGCGTTGTGGCTGAAGTTGAATTGGTGTCGGTGATTTCGTCAGAAACGGCTGTTATGGCTGAAGTAGACGATGCCCCGATGGAAGAGGCTGAGATTGAAGTGACCGCATCCGTTGAGGCCAAGACCGAGGGTCACAGCGTAGCGCCTGAATCGCAAGACGGTGACGCGCCGACCAAAAAACGCCGTCGGCGCCGTCGTCGTCGTCGCGGTAGCGGCGGTGGTGAAAACGCCGAGGCCAACGGTGAGCACGCAGCACACAACGATGGCGATGCGGCGGTGGTCGTGAAATCGGACACGCTGGCTGACGTCACGCCAAGCGATCAGGGCGAAACCCCGGTCGTTGATGCAGTCGTTGACGCAGTTGCGGTTGAAGATGCGCCCAAGCCAAAGCGCACACGCACCCGTCGCAAGAAAGCGGATGCACCTGTCGAAAGTGCGGAAGTGACGGAGATCGTCGAGGCCGCCTTGGTTGAGGCGGCAAGTGCGGAGGCTGCGGCGGAAGACGCGCCCAAGCCTAAGCGGACCCGATCACGTCGCAAGAAGGCCGACGATGTGCCAAGCGATGACGCACCAGCGGCACCTGTTGCAGAAGCAGCGCCAGTGGGTGCACCTGCTGCAAAGCCCAAACGCGCGCCGCGCAGTCGCAAGAAACCGGCTGCTGCAGTGGATGATACTGCGGTTGCGGAAACGCCGGCTGAACCAATTGCTGCGTTTCCTGCTGAAACGCCGGAACCGGTGGTGGCAGATAAGCCTAAGCGTGTGCGCAAAACCACGTCCAAGCCAAAGGTTGAACCTGAGGTGGCCCCAGCCGCCGAACCAGTACCAGCACCAGCCGAGGCTGTTGTGGAAGACGCGCCGGTTGCCGATGATGCGCCC